From the genome of Clostridia bacterium, one region includes:
- a CDS encoding undecaprenyl-phosphate glucose phosphotransferase yields MIKSRQKFLNTVIVLIDCAVVALALILAWEIRFNSGIFNTSEGHLDFMTYMVPLVVVIPLFIFIYNSVGLYAPHRVKKLSQEVFSIFKANIIGILILTNILFIVKQVHYSRYVLLLFGLLSVVLSTAERALLRGSLRKLRESGYNIKHIVIIGAGDLGLSFAHKLEQNKHLGYNIIGFLDDDKKEGYKILGANVIGKIDELDKIVKENDLDEVIIAIPLKQYERLHEIIKACEKLGVKAQIIPDYYKYLPARPYIDQLDDLPIINIRYVPLDDAFNKLIKRSMDIIIALIAIIIVSPILVITALLIKLTSPGPVIFQQTRVGMHRREFEIYKFRSMRVQVEEEEVSQWTTKSDPRKTKLGEFIRRTSIDELPQLFNVLKGDMSIIGPRPERPFFVDKFKEEIPKYMIKHHVRPGISGWAQVNGFRGDTSIKARIEHDIYYIENWTIWLDIRIILLTFFKGFINRNAY; encoded by the coding sequence ATGATAAAGAGTCGGCAGAAGTTTCTGAATACGGTTATTGTATTGATTGACTGTGCAGTTGTTGCTTTAGCATTGATTCTGGCTTGGGAAATCAGATTTAACTCTGGTATTTTTAATACTTCCGAAGGCCACCTGGATTTCATGACTTATATGGTTCCTCTGGTCGTGGTCATACCGCTATTTATTTTCATATATAATTCCGTAGGTCTCTACGCTCCTCACAGGGTAAAGAAATTATCGCAGGAAGTATTTTCGATATTTAAGGCCAATATTATCGGGATATTGATACTTACTAATATTTTGTTCATAGTAAAGCAGGTGCATTATTCAAGATATGTATTGCTGCTTTTTGGACTTTTGAGCGTAGTGTTAAGCACCGCTGAAAGGGCACTTCTTAGGGGTTCTTTAAGAAAATTGCGTGAAAGCGGCTATAATATCAAGCATATAGTGATAATTGGTGCAGGAGATCTAGGTCTCAGTTTTGCCCATAAGTTAGAGCAGAATAAACATCTTGGATATAATATAATTGGATTCCTGGATGATGATAAAAAGGAAGGGTACAAAATACTAGGAGCTAATGTAATCGGGAAAATAGATGAGCTTGATAAGATAGTGAAAGAAAATGACCTGGATGAAGTTATTATAGCTATACCCTTAAAGCAATATGAACGACTTCATGAAATAATAAAAGCCTGCGAAAAACTTGGTGTGAAGGCTCAGATAATACCAGACTATTATAAATATCTACCTGCCCGGCCTTATATTGATCAACTGGATGATTTACCGATCATTAATATCAGGTATGTGCCCTTGGATGATGCCTTCAACAAGCTTATAAAAAGGTCTATGGATATTATAATTGCATTAATAGCGATAATAATAGTATCTCCCATATTGGTAATAACTGCACTCTTAATAAAGCTGACTTCCCCAGGTCCCGTGATATTTCAGCAAACCAGGGTGGGTATGCACAGGCGTGAATTTGAGATATACAAGTTCAGGAGCATGAGGGTGCAAGTCGAAGAGGAAGAGGTATCGCAGTGGACTACGAAAAGTGATCCGAGAAAGACCAAGCTTGGGGAATTCATAAGAAGGACAAGTATTGACGAGCTTCCGCAATTGTTTAATGTCCTGAAGGGCGATATGAGTATCATTGGCCCAAGACCTGAGAGACCATTCTTTGTAGACAAGTTTAAAGAAGAGATACCGAAGTATATGATCAAGCATCATGTAAGGCCAGGTATATCAGGCTGGGCACAGGTTAACGGCTTCAGGGGGGATACCTCCATTAAAGCGCGTATAGAGCATGATATATACTATATAGAAAATTGGACTATATGGTTGGATATAAGAATCATACTACTGACATTTTTCAAAGGGTTCATTAATAGGAATGCTTATTAG